In a single window of the Anaerocolumna cellulosilytica genome:
- a CDS encoding histidine phosphatase family protein has protein sequence MSTEVYLIRHGETIWNKAGRFQGCTDIDLSEDGIKQANHLKEALKHKFDVIYASPLRRAYDTAVILGESNGGLLPIIEDDIKEINFGTWEGFTFHEIKEKYPEEFNAFRSDEGKLMGGDLTLEKVIIRATEAIRKLVEANQGKKIAIVAHGGIIKAALIGLFDWKITMYHHFYLGNTSITRLSFVTPSNPLLIGFNDMHHLPGHTL, from the coding sequence ATGTCGACAGAAGTATACTTAATCAGACACGGAGAAACGATATGGAATAAAGCAGGCCGGTTCCAAGGCTGTACCGATATTGATTTATCGGAAGATGGTATCAAACAGGCAAATCATTTAAAGGAAGCTCTAAAACATAAATTTGATGTTATATATGCCAGTCCATTAAGGCGAGCATATGACACAGCGGTAATACTGGGAGAAAGTAATGGTGGTCTTCTTCCAATTATAGAGGATGATATAAAAGAAATTAATTTTGGTACATGGGAAGGTTTTACTTTTCATGAGATTAAGGAAAAATATCCGGAAGAATTTAACGCCTTTAGAAGTGATGAGGGTAAACTTATGGGCGGTGATTTAACCTTAGAAAAGGTAATTATCAGAGCTACCGAGGCTATACGGAAACTGGTTGAAGCGAACCAAGGTAAAAAAATAGCCATTGTTGCCCATGGAGGTATTATTAAAGCGGCTCTCATTGGTTTATTTGATTGGAAAATAACGATGTACCATCATTTTTATCTTGGCAACACCTCCATTACAAGACTTTCATTTGTCACTCCATCAAATCCTCTGTTAATAGGTTTTAATGATATGCATCACCTGCCGGGTCATACTCTTTAA
- a CDS encoding beta-galactosidase: MNRTEYSVNEKYLLKNGQPWFPMMGEMHFTRYPRQYWKESLYKMKAGGIEIVSTYVFWLHHEEIEKEYDFTGQRDLRAFVETVKDCGMTLFLRVGPWCHGEARNGGMPDWLLKKEYKVRTNNEEYFEEVTRYYKKVAEQVEGLYHKDDGPIIGLQIENEYGHCGGLQGEEGEEHMRRLTAIAKDAGMIVPYYTATGWGGAVTGGLIPVMGGYCEAPWDQRLTEIEPSGNYIFTQERNDHNIGSDYGFGTGITFDITKHPFLTAELGGGLQVTHHRRPVAYPKDIGAMSMVKLGCGVNLLGYYMYHGGTNPEGKLTTLQESRATGYPNDLPIYSYDFSAPIREYGQMSGTLKEIKLLSMFVKDFGSALCEMKTDIPKTNPLYQTNLSDLRTSVRRNGNRGYLFVNNYQRRYQMADHMGELLKVELENEVISYPERNIKNGDFFFLPFNMRVGDGELKSAMATPLCILKEEKETYVFYTNQEPKYDWVKEPVHTKVLTLSREDALNSWIVSLDKEYLVITAGEVIACDTGYEILNRNREGLKSYPKLPAEPVGYRYAGEEKGFSLYECVDTVQACEVSYTLLKEEEDKKLYEIEISDEVQGNDCFLRIHFGGDTAKLYVEDSLVGDWFYTGQIWEIGLKRYGFPRKVKIEITALYKDAPRFLETWPECKDGIACELYNAEAVIEKGYHIKK, from the coding sequence ATGAACAGAACAGAATATAGTGTAAATGAAAAATATCTGCTAAAGAATGGTCAACCCTGGTTTCCAATGATGGGGGAGATGCACTTTACCAGATATCCGAGACAATATTGGAAAGAGTCTTTATATAAGATGAAAGCCGGAGGAATAGAGATAGTCTCCACCTATGTATTCTGGCTGCATCACGAAGAGATTGAAAAGGAATACGATTTTACCGGACAGAGAGACTTAAGGGCCTTTGTAGAAACGGTAAAGGATTGTGGTATGACTTTGTTTTTAAGAGTCGGACCTTGGTGTCATGGAGAAGCCAGAAACGGCGGAATGCCGGATTGGCTGCTAAAGAAGGAGTATAAGGTACGTACCAATAACGAGGAATATTTTGAAGAAGTAACACGTTATTATAAAAAAGTTGCAGAACAGGTAGAAGGGCTTTATCACAAAGACGATGGTCCTATAATCGGTTTACAGATTGAGAACGAATATGGCCACTGCGGAGGATTGCAGGGAGAAGAGGGAGAAGAGCATATGCGTCGTCTGACGGCTATTGCCAAAGACGCAGGTATGATAGTTCCTTATTATACAGCAACCGGCTGGGGAGGAGCTGTTACTGGCGGGTTAATTCCGGTAATGGGGGGATATTGTGAAGCTCCCTGGGATCAGAGGTTAACAGAGATTGAGCCTAGTGGAAATTATATTTTTACACAGGAAAGAAATGACCATAATATCGGCAGTGATTATGGATTTGGAACGGGAATTACCTTTGATATAACAAAGCATCCGTTCCTTACAGCCGAATTAGGCGGTGGGCTTCAGGTAACCCATCACCGAAGACCAGTAGCATATCCAAAAGATATTGGTGCTATGTCCATGGTAAAGTTAGGCTGTGGTGTTAATCTATTAGGATATTATATGTATCATGGCGGCACCAATCCGGAAGGAAAGCTAACGACCTTACAAGAATCCAGAGCAACCGGATATCCAAATGACCTTCCGATATACAGCTATGATTTCTCAGCGCCAATCAGAGAATATGGACAGATGTCTGGTACTTTAAAGGAAATTAAGCTCCTGTCTATGTTTGTAAAGGATTTCGGCAGTGCTTTATGTGAGATGAAAACAGACATTCCAAAGACCAATCCTTTGTATCAAACAAATCTAAGTGACTTGCGTACATCGGTTAGAAGAAATGGTAATCGTGGATATCTATTTGTTAACAACTACCAAAGAAGATATCAGATGGCAGACCATATGGGAGAACTATTAAAGGTTGAACTTGAGAATGAAGTAATCAGCTATCCTGAACGAAATATTAAGAATGGAGATTTCTTCTTCCTGCCTTTTAATATGAGAGTGGGCGACGGAGAATTAAAGTCTGCCATGGCTACACCTTTATGTATATTAAAAGAAGAGAAGGAAACCTATGTATTTTATACCAATCAGGAACCAAAGTATGATTGGGTAAAGGAACCTGTTCATACAAAGGTGCTTACACTTTCAAGAGAAGACGCACTAAATTCCTGGATAGTCAGCCTAGATAAAGAATATCTTGTTATAACCGCAGGCGAGGTAATTGCGTGTGATACCGGATATGAAATTCTTAACCGAAACAGGGAAGGTTTAAAATCCTACCCTAAGCTGCCGGCTGAACCCGTGGGTTACCGTTATGCCGGGGAAGAAAAAGGATTTTCTCTCTATGAATGTGTGGATACAGTACAAGCGTGTGAAGTATCCTATACATTACTGAAAGAAGAAGAGGATAAAAAGTTGTACGAAATAGAAATTTCTGATGAAGTACAAGGAAATGACTGTTTCCTACGTATTCATTTTGGTGGTGATACCGCTAAACTGTATGTAGAAGATTCCTTAGTGGGTGATTGGTTCTATACAGGGCAGATTTGGGAAATAGGCTTAAAGAGATATGGCTTCCCAAGAAAAGTTAAGATAGAAATTACAGCATTATATAAGGATGCACCCCGTTTTTTAGAAACCTGGCCGGAATGTAAAGATGGTATTGCCTGTGAATTATATAATGCCGAAGCAGTCATTGAGAAGGGTTATCATATTAAAAAATAA
- a CDS encoding lactonase family protein, which produces MKDSKKRELLISGYGPDENNKTSVALYELNQNKEVGRKMWADSLTAPSYLTTYRDICFIIREESGSGSVLCYQRVEDEYILRDELKLHGGALCHIMYQPTDKVLYCSFYETGHVAAVKVEDYHFVKILNFFQIQPEHPGELTRAHCAVLEPEGTRVFVSNIALDRVYIYNSREGELSPDTALEYIQLEKGAGPRHLKFHPLLNYLYVITEYSNEIYVYCFDREDTTIQVKLIQKISTLPEGFYGESSGSALEISKDGRFLYGANRGADTIAVFDITPSGTLKKIQDVKCGGRHPRHIALLKDDTGLVVANQHSNEVVIFGVDENSGILTGILSRYEFYAPAYAEEV; this is translated from the coding sequence ATGAAAGATAGTAAGAAAAGAGAACTATTGATTTCCGGTTATGGGCCGGATGAGAATAACAAAACGTCTGTAGCGTTGTATGAACTGAACCAGAATAAGGAGGTCGGAAGGAAAATGTGGGCAGATTCCTTGACAGCCCCCTCCTATTTAACTACCTATCGTGATATCTGTTTTATAATTCGGGAAGAAAGTGGCAGTGGCTCCGTGCTTTGTTATCAAAGAGTGGAAGATGAATATATACTAAGAGATGAATTAAAACTCCACGGAGGAGCTTTATGCCATATTATGTATCAGCCGACGGACAAAGTACTTTATTGCTCTTTTTATGAAACCGGACATGTCGCGGCAGTCAAGGTTGAAGATTATCATTTTGTAAAAATTCTAAACTTCTTCCAGATACAGCCGGAACACCCTGGAGAACTTACCAGAGCTCACTGTGCGGTATTAGAACCGGAAGGAACACGAGTCTTTGTTTCGAATATTGCACTCGATAGAGTCTACATATATAATTCCAGGGAAGGGGAACTTAGTCCCGATACTGCATTGGAATATATTCAATTAGAAAAAGGTGCTGGGCCAAGGCACTTAAAGTTTCATCCTCTTTTGAATTATCTCTATGTCATTACAGAATATAGCAATGAAATATATGTCTATTGTTTTGACAGGGAAGATACCACAATACAGGTAAAGCTTATCCAAAAAATCAGTACACTGCCGGAAGGATTTTACGGGGAAAGCAGCGGATCTGCTCTTGAGATTTCAAAAGACGGCAGATTTTTATATGGTGCAAATAGAGGAGCAGACACCATTGCAGTTTTTGACATTACACCATCGGGTACCCTAAAGAAAATACAGGACGTAAAGTGCGGAGGAAGGCATCCAAGGCATATAGCACTTTTAAAGGATGATACGGGGCTGGTTGTGGCAAATCAACATTCGAATGAGGTAGTTATATTTGGTGTGGATGAGAATAGTGGAATCCTTACTGGAATCTTAAGCCGTTATGAATTTTATGCACCTGCTTATGCAGAGGAAGTATAA
- a CDS encoding flavodoxin domain-containing protein — translation MKAMIVYSTKAGKTEKVAKAMGEQLGITPVNVIYKPIVSDIDVLFVGSGIYYGTVSEEIQLFLDTLRVDAAKKIVLFSTSQIGKDVLVELREELLDKGFAVSNKSFHCKGKFIYFNFGHPNAKDLRNAADFVKEITNG, via the coding sequence ATGAAAGCAATGATTGTATATTCTACAAAAGCAGGCAAGACAGAGAAAGTTGCTAAGGCTATGGGAGAACAATTAGGAATCACTCCTGTAAATGTTATTTATAAACCAATTGTATCAGACATTGATGTACTCTTCGTTGGCAGCGGTATTTACTATGGTACCGTTTCGGAGGAGATTCAATTGTTTTTAGATACTCTTCGAGTAGACGCTGCGAAAAAAATTGTATTATTTTCAACCTCCCAAATTGGAAAAGATGTACTGGTGGAATTACGGGAGGAACTCTTAGACAAAGGTTTCGCTGTTTCTAACAAATCCTTTCACTGTAAGGGAAAATTCATTTATTTTAACTTTGGTCATCCCAATGCAAAAGATTTAAGAAATGCCGCGGATTTTGTAAAAGAAATAACAAATGGCTAA
- a CDS encoding glycosyl hydrolase 53 family protein, with protein MNFIKGMDISFLTELLDCGVCFRDKEGNRREIFELLKENGVNSIRLRLWNEPENVIESKGYCNLDHTIAMAKRIKENHMSFFLDFHYSDFWADPGKQEKPKAWKELDKEGLIQAVYEYTKQVLNTLKKEGVLPDLVQIGNEIRSGMLFPDGEVPDYHGLVQLINAGIRAVREFAGVQVVIHLDQGGRYHYLRDWFDAAISQGLDAFDIIGLSYYPFWHGTFADLKESMVKLVKRYQKPIIIAETAHAWRKTEDGFIGEQQEKIAGFPATPEGQRKVLDLVMSITASLEDDMGLGIYYWEPVVVPEDGVPGWSSNMGIFDEEAKALPALESFRFTKTKEEIINPVKIYMPEPIVVTVGEVTPLPKSIRVLYSDGSVTNLPVWWEEYDTKQAGEILVRGWVNEISKKVRITLSVMEKLAKDYNFIPNGNFENGLTGWQIQKSDVRVLTELRPDFIEPFPAPPKHYVYLESPMNFQFCMHHTIEGIKNGEYVLKVEYMGSNTTGVDVKIYAKTDENRAKEAIIYPTDENWVTYELSNIIIEKGKIEVGIKLTSPPVFGKVRRFALIKMPNSHA; from the coding sequence ATGAATTTTATAAAAGGTATGGATATATCCTTTCTTACAGAGCTGCTTGATTGTGGGGTCTGCTTTCGGGATAAGGAAGGAAATCGGAGAGAAATATTTGAATTATTAAAGGAAAATGGAGTAAACTCCATCCGTCTTAGATTATGGAATGAACCGGAAAATGTAATAGAGTCAAAGGGATACTGCAATTTAGACCATACAATTGCTATGGCAAAAAGAATCAAAGAAAATCACATGAGTTTTTTCCTGGATTTTCATTATTCTGATTTCTGGGCAGATCCCGGAAAACAAGAGAAACCAAAAGCCTGGAAAGAACTTGATAAGGAGGGGTTAATTCAGGCCGTCTATGAGTATACCAAACAGGTGTTAAACACGTTAAAGAAAGAAGGGGTGCTGCCGGATTTGGTACAGATCGGAAATGAAATTCGAAGCGGTATGCTTTTTCCGGACGGAGAAGTTCCGGATTATCATGGATTGGTACAACTTATTAATGCAGGTATCCGGGCAGTCCGGGAATTTGCCGGCGTACAGGTGGTTATCCATCTAGACCAGGGCGGCAGATACCATTATCTTCGTGACTGGTTTGATGCGGCTATCTCTCAGGGACTAGATGCATTTGATATAATCGGGCTATCATATTACCCGTTCTGGCACGGAACCTTTGCAGATTTGAAGGAAAGTATGGTTAAGCTCGTTAAACGGTACCAAAAGCCAATTATTATTGCAGAAACAGCACACGCATGGAGAAAGACAGAAGATGGATTTATAGGAGAGCAGCAGGAGAAGATAGCAGGGTTTCCGGCAACACCGGAAGGACAGCGTAAGGTATTGGATCTTGTAATGAGTATTACAGCTTCCTTAGAAGATGACATGGGTCTTGGAATCTATTACTGGGAACCGGTCGTAGTTCCAGAGGATGGGGTACCTGGCTGGTCCAGCAATATGGGAATTTTTGATGAAGAGGCTAAGGCATTGCCGGCCCTTGAGAGCTTTCGGTTTACAAAAACGAAGGAAGAAATAATTAACCCTGTAAAAATTTATATGCCGGAACCAATCGTTGTTACAGTAGGAGAGGTTACACCGCTGCCGAAATCAATTCGGGTGTTGTATTCCGATGGAAGTGTAACTAACCTGCCTGTTTGGTGGGAAGAATATGATACCAAACAGGCAGGAGAAATACTTGTGCGAGGCTGGGTTAATGAGATATCTAAGAAGGTTCGTATAACTCTGTCCGTTATGGAGAAGCTTGCAAAGGATTATAATTTTATACCAAATGGCAACTTTGAAAATGGGCTTACAGGTTGGCAGATTCAAAAATCGGATGTTCGTGTATTGACAGAGCTGCGTCCTGATTTTATAGAACCATTTCCGGCACCTCCTAAACATTATGTTTATTTAGAAAGTCCCATGAATTTTCAATTTTGTATGCATCATACCATTGAGGGAATAAAAAATGGGGAATATGTTTTAAAGGTGGAGTATATGGGAAGTAATACTACAGGTGTAGATGTTAAGATTTATGCAAAAACCGATGAAAATAGAGCAAAAGAGGCTATTATTTATCCCACGGATGAAAACTGGGTGACTTATGAGCTATCCAATATTATAATAGAAAAGGGAAAGATAGAAGTAGGCATAAAGCTTACGTCACCCCCAGTCTTTGGAAAGGTAAGAAGGTTTGCCTTAATTAAAATGCCAAATAGTCATGCATGA
- a CDS encoding nitroreductase family protein, which translates to MMQELVKKTRSYRRFYGEKTITKEQLESLIALARLAPSGANRQPLKYILVHTKEYNDLIFDHIGWAGYLKEWVGPPAEERPTAYIVMLRDTTINKVQTMDEGIAAQTIFLGASALGLGGCFIGSFKKEEIRQGLGIDEQYEIAVIIALGHPKEEVVVEELSKDNDVKYWRDANQVHHVPKRKLEDIIVKEL; encoded by the coding sequence ATGATGCAGGAATTGGTGAAAAAGACCCGTTCATATAGAAGATTTTATGGAGAAAAGACTATAACGAAGGAACAACTGGAAAGTCTGATTGCGTTAGCAAGATTAGCACCCAGCGGCGCCAATCGACAACCCTTAAAATATATTCTCGTTCATACGAAAGAGTATAACGATTTAATCTTTGATCATATTGGCTGGGCAGGATATCTAAAGGAATGGGTTGGTCCGCCAGCAGAGGAAAGACCAACTGCTTACATTGTAATGTTAAGGGACACAACAATTAATAAGGTACAGACTATGGACGAAGGAATCGCAGCCCAGACTATATTTTTAGGAGCGTCTGCCCTGGGACTGGGAGGCTGCTTTATTGGAAGTTTTAAAAAAGAAGAGATTAGACAAGGGCTAGGTATTGATGAACAATATGAAATTGCAGTAATTATTGCCCTGGGTCATCCAAAAGAAGAAGTTGTAGTCGAAGAACTATCAAAAGATAACGATGTGAAGTATTGGAGAGATGCAAATCAGGTACATCATGTGCCAAAAAGAAAATTAGAAGATATTATTGTGAAAGAGCTATAA
- a CDS encoding NUDIX hydrolase has translation MKKIIINAMKAMILYNKKVLIVKRTDNNRIGGGTWEFAGGKLEFGEDLISGLKREILEETGLEVTVDRLLFATTFQTHEYRQVVIINYLCKCNTDKVILSEEHTEYVWADKELLKKRLGKRMLKDLDDNKVLEQLELE, from the coding sequence ATGAAGAAAATCATCATAAATGCCATGAAAGCAATGATTCTATACAATAAAAAGGTACTTATTGTAAAAAGGACGGATAATAATCGAATTGGTGGAGGCACATGGGAATTTGCCGGAGGTAAATTAGAATTCGGTGAAGATTTAATATCAGGGCTGAAGCGTGAAATTTTAGAGGAAACAGGACTTGAAGTAACGGTTGATAGATTATTATTTGCAACTACCTTTCAGACGCATGAATACCGTCAGGTAGTTATTATAAATTATTTATGCAAATGTAATACGGATAAGGTAATACTTTCAGAAGAACACACTGAATATGTGTGGGCCGATAAGGAACTTCTAAAAAAACGTCTGGGCAAACGAATGTTAAAAGATTTAGACGATAATAAAGTACTAGAACAACTGGAACTGGAATAA
- a CDS encoding methyl-accepting chemotaxis protein: MNEDIEDVSATTEELAAGMEETAASAQEMSAVSAEIESAVKSIAGKAQEGALQAVEISSRAETTRQNVVQFQQKTKEVQNEIQQKLEDALEQSKVVLQIEVLSQAIMGITAQTNLLALNAAIEAARAGEAGKGFAVVADEIRKLAEQSKTMVEQIQQVTGEVTNSVINLSDNTNLLLKFVSTDIVESYGRVLEVVDAYRNDAEYMDSLVNDFSTTAESLEASIQSVIIAVNEVARASQEGAAGTGEIAGKVMEITSKSSEVSVLMQASRESSEHLQIEMNRFIV, translated from the coding sequence TTGAATGAGGATATTGAAGATGTATCAGCAACTACGGAAGAATTAGCAGCCGGAATGGAAGAAACAGCTGCATCTGCGCAGGAAATGAGTGCAGTATCCGCAGAGATTGAGTCTGCTGTAAAATCTATTGCTGGCAAAGCCCAGGAGGGAGCACTACAAGCCGTAGAAATCAGCAGCCGTGCTGAGACTACCAGACAAAATGTAGTACAGTTCCAGCAAAAGACAAAAGAGGTACAAAATGAAATACAACAAAAGCTAGAAGATGCGCTGGAACAATCCAAGGTAGTATTACAAATTGAAGTTCTTTCCCAAGCTATTATGGGAATTACGGCACAGACAAATCTACTGGCTTTAAATGCGGCAATCGAAGCCGCCAGAGCAGGGGAGGCCGGCAAAGGGTTTGCAGTGGTGGCAGATGAAATCAGAAAACTTGCGGAGCAGTCCAAAACAATGGTAGAACAGATTCAGCAAGTAACTGGAGAAGTAACGAATTCAGTCATAAATTTATCTGATAATACGAATCTGTTACTTAAATTTGTTTCAACAGATATTGTTGAAAGCTATGGCAGGGTTTTAGAGGTAGTAGATGCCTATAGAAATGATGCAGAGTACATGGACAGTTTAGTGAATGATTTTAGTACGACGGCCGAAAGTCTAGAAGCTTCCATTCAAAGTGTTATTATTGCAGTGAATGAAGTGGCAAGAGCTTCTCAGGAAGGAGCAGCCGGAACCGGTGAAATTGCAGGGAAAGTTATGGAGATTACCTCTAAGTCTTCAGAAGTTTCAGTGTTAATGCAGGCATCAAGAGAGAGTTCAGAACATTTGCAGATAGAAATGAACCGCTTTATCGTCTAA
- a CDS encoding methyl-accepting chemotaxis protein, with translation MTSREAVKDTYNLKRVHKVNLILTLVIICVMEVQLIISNGIAASASFLIVGAIVFLLAGMNYMLPVHDYIKGMFFALLPCASIIVLFYIEKYSVNKHYLIILSIIMATIYFKKELVAIFGVILNIVMISTYIINGEKFLSINANLQGIITIMTTLNSILILLYLLTKWGEELIYNAFRKEEEANQLLLQLQETVKTLKQETVALDENIGSCNENITTIHDHSNRIVDTVKQISSSIEQEALSIHNINHTMNHTLKEVNQTLAVSKEIVQHSEEMNHMVEKSYDEITQVDKYMEAVNSVIGTTATTVSDLESNLLVVNSLLDGIKQIAGQTNLLALNAAIESARAGEQGKGFAVVAEEVRKLAEQSSSIAADISQVTSELFVKANEASVKSSEGREAVSQVQLIVNGLADYFREFKGNFSSNNQELSEGMANIETAAKQFVHIQKEIETVTSIAEENNLSTEEILVTLEHENTLISEIKVVVTEMNQLSGHLKELVK, from the coding sequence ATGACATCAAGAGAGGCTGTAAAGGATACTTACAATCTAAAAAGAGTACATAAGGTTAACCTGATATTAACATTGGTAATAATCTGTGTTATGGAAGTGCAGTTAATTATATCAAATGGCATAGCAGCAAGTGCAAGTTTTCTTATAGTAGGAGCAATCGTTTTTCTATTAGCTGGAATGAATTATATGTTGCCTGTACATGACTACATAAAAGGAATGTTTTTTGCTCTTTTGCCCTGCGCAAGTATTATTGTTTTGTTTTATATAGAAAAGTATTCTGTAAACAAACATTACTTGATTATTTTAAGTATAATAATGGCAACGATTTATTTCAAGAAGGAATTGGTTGCCATTTTTGGTGTTATCTTAAATATTGTTATGATAAGCACGTATATCATTAACGGAGAGAAGTTTCTTTCCATTAATGCTAACTTGCAGGGGATTATAACAATTATGACAACCTTAAATTCCATTCTGATATTACTTTACCTGTTGACAAAGTGGGGTGAAGAGCTTATATACAACGCGTTCAGAAAGGAAGAGGAGGCCAATCAACTTTTATTACAGCTGCAAGAGACGGTTAAAACCTTAAAACAAGAAACGGTTGCCTTGGATGAGAACATTGGAAGCTGTAATGAAAACATAACTACAATTCACGACCACAGTAACCGGATTGTGGATACAGTAAAACAGATATCCTCTTCTATTGAACAAGAGGCACTTAGTATCCATAATATTAATCATACCATGAACCATACCTTAAAAGAGGTAAATCAAACACTTGCTGTTTCTAAGGAAATCGTACAACATTCAGAAGAGATGAATCATATGGTGGAAAAAAGCTATGATGAGATTACCCAGGTGGATAAATATATGGAGGCAGTGAATTCTGTTATTGGTACAACTGCCACAACTGTTTCAGATCTAGAAAGTAATCTTTTAGTGGTAAATTCCCTACTGGATGGAATTAAGCAGATTGCCGGACAAACGAATCTGTTAGCTTTAAACGCCGCAATCGAATCTGCCAGAGCGGGAGAGCAGGGGAAGGGATTTGCAGTAGTGGCAGAAGAAGTCCGTAAGCTTGCAGAACAGAGCTCCTCCATTGCAGCAGATATTTCACAAGTTACAAGTGAACTATTTGTAAAAGCCAATGAGGCCAGTGTAAAGTCTTCTGAAGGAAGAGAAGCAGTCAGTCAGGTGCAATTAATTGTAAATGGATTGGCAGATTATTTTAGAGAATTTAAAGGCAACTTTAGTTCCAATAATCAGGAATTATCTGAAGGCATGGCTAATATTGAGACTGCCGCAAAGCAGTTTGTACATATTCAAAAAGAAATTGAAACCGTAACCAGCATTGCGGAGGAGAATAATCTATCAACAGAAGAAATCCTTGTAACTCTGGAACATGAGAATACCCTAATTTCTGAAATAAAGGTTGTGGTTACAGAAATGAATCAGTTAAGCGGACACTTAAAGGAATTAGTTAAATAG
- a CDS encoding cache domain-containing protein → MKLNNLKVKTQVILLSIFLLVVAVVIGILAMVNQRSVINRNLAVLEDSIRKDYDENIKSQVESVVSMLRIIYVDYTAGEYSLDEAKEMGAKVIKGITYGEAGYFWADTYEGLNVAMYGKDIVGTNRIEEVDENGYSYMKGIIEVGRSEGGGYTEYWFPKPNETEASPKRSYSLAFEPFEWVIGTGNYTDYIDDIIENLKEEEIANSNAAMLRFLLIFLGTFVASVLVISYISRNISKSFKMVSQFLSTLATGNFKTALPDNYTKRTDDFGLLAKDLESMKDSIAVLVSKTKDEADSIVYAVEKSAVI, encoded by the coding sequence ATGAAATTAAATAATTTAAAAGTGAAAACCCAGGTTATATTACTTTCCATATTTTTGCTAGTTGTAGCAGTTGTCATTGGCATATTGGCGATGGTAAATCAGCGTAGTGTAATTAATAGAAACTTAGCGGTTTTAGAAGATAGTATACGTAAGGATTATGATGAAAATATTAAGAGTCAGGTTGAGTCTGTGGTTAGTATGCTGCGAATAATTTATGTAGATTATACAGCCGGTGAATATAGTCTTGACGAAGCAAAAGAAATGGGTGCTAAGGTAATAAAGGGGATAACCTATGGCGAAGCCGGATACTTTTGGGCAGATACATATGAAGGTCTTAACGTTGCAATGTATGGAAAAGATATAGTAGGAACAAACCGGATAGAGGAGGTGGATGAGAACGGCTATTCGTATATGAAAGGAATTATTGAAGTCGGAAGAAGTGAAGGCGGGGGTTATACCGAATATTGGTTTCCAAAGCCAAATGAAACAGAAGCCAGCCCTAAAAGAAGCTATAGCCTTGCCTTTGAGCCTTTTGAATGGGTAATAGGAACTGGTAATTATACGGATTATATAGATGATATAATTGAGAATTTAAAGGAAGAGGAGATTGCTAATTCCAATGCTGCAATGCTGCGTTTTCTACTAATTTTTCTCGGAACCTTTGTAGCTTCTGTTCTGGTTATTAGCTACATATCAAGAAATATTAGCAAATCCTTTAAAATGGTAAGTCAGTTCTTAAGTACACTTGCAACTGGTAATTTTAAGACTGCACTTCCAGATAATTATACAAAGCGAACAGATGATTTCGGGTTATTGGCTAAAGATTTAGAAAGTATGAAGGATTCTATTGCTGTACTGGTCAGTAAGACAAAAGACGAAGCTGACAGTATTGTTTATGCTGTTGAAAAATCAGCGGTAATATAA
- the trxA gene encoding thioredoxin, protein MSALKITSKNFENEVLKSEKPVLLDFWASWCGPCKMVAPIIDEIAKEAEGIAKVGKINIDEEEELAQAFHIMSIPTLVVVKDGKVVDSSVGVKPKKAILSLISE, encoded by the coding sequence ATGAGTGCATTAAAAATAACAAGTAAAAATTTTGAAAATGAGGTATTAAAATCTGAGAAACCTGTATTGCTAGATTTTTGGGCTTCCTGGTGCGGTCCTTGTAAGATGGTTGCTCCAATTATTGATGAAATTGCGAAAGAAGCGGAGGGAATTGCAAAAGTAGGGAAAATAAACATAGATGAAGAAGAAGAGCTGGCACAGGCTTTCCATATTATGAGCATACCAACTCTTGTAGTAGTAAAAGATGGAAAGGTTGTGGACAGTTCTGTAGGGGTAAAACCCAAAAAAGCTATCTTATCACTAATCAGTGAATAG